A single Amphiprion ocellaris isolate individual 3 ecotype Okinawa chromosome 15, ASM2253959v1, whole genome shotgun sequence DNA region contains:
- the thap7 gene encoding THAP domain-containing protein 7 produces the protein MPRHCSAGGCKCRDNRETRNAGITFHKLPKGATRRKLWITNSHRADSWDPQTDFVYFCSRHFTPESFELTGCSGIKRLKEDAFPTVFDFSSAAKCKRAGTLQKQDIPVRKSSCSGEQESIQQENNHFQAEEEPAVQRSVEADEETNENILEHCQESGMEQPSQQGHNSLPPEARPLSPSHYMKRLPPPPGFYLSKEHSYAQLCPLLWRRRYDQVVDCLEKALRQLHAARRRENRLRGAVLRLREKRLKHTLVVSRGGWKSKRSWTSGREKIQFKVHSDQEESETDAKSETTGLFVDRYVNQLELGCQFLPDTSSWSEVNKAYCFYCGRGEMQIDDQVACRVSNTFNDVQSTEHSDSMKIPRSVESSTCSPAQNAKDLQTVRLERPPRKYVETSDTSVTKSQVMSQNPSHQHVTPAGMSPPDTHEQSLHFLGSQQKLVVSDICKGDSEGMDLEHQLDLQQRVFWIQDSAEGPVILVPVPTEDGSQSFLKMEGVADKAQARLVPELDQSRDEICDDEHSDQYSVINSTSVEMKEDVRKKLKEHLEGFHLQLSTEFRN, from the exons ATGCCAAGACATTGTTCAGCAGGTGGCTGCAAATGTCGGGACAACCGTGAGACTCGAAATGCTGGTATCACCTTTCACAA GTTACCAAAAGGAGCCACACGGAGAAAACTTTGGATCACTAACTCCCACCGGGCAGACTCCTGGGATCCTCAGACGGACTTTGTCTACTTTTGTTCCAGGCACTTCACACCAGAGAGCTTTGAACTGACTGGATGCAG TGGGATCAAAAGATTAAAGGAAGATGCCTTTCCTACGGTATTTGATTTCTCCTCAGCAGCCAAATGCAAAAGAGCAGGAACTCTGCAGAAACAAGACATTCCTGTCAG GAAGAGTTCCTGCTCTGGTGAACAGGAGAGCATTCAGCAGGAGAACAACCATTTTCAAGCTGAAGAAGAACCTGCAGTTCAGAGGTCAGTAGAAGCAGACGAAGAGACGAATGAAAACATACTTGAACATTGTCAAGAGTCAGGGATGGAGCAGCCCTCACAGCAAGGACATAATTCTTTGCCACCAGAAGCCCGTCCCCTTTCTCCATCACATTACATGAAGCGTCTACCCCCTCCTCCGGGCTTCTACCTGTCAAAGGAGCACAGCTATGCTCAACTCTGCCCCCTGTTGTGGAGGAGACGTTACGACCAGGTTGTTGACTGCTTGGAAAAGGCCTTACGGCAACTGCATGCAGCCAGGCGGAGAGAAAACCGTTTACGGGGCGCTGTACTACGACTCCGTGAAAAACGACTGAAGCACACACTTGTTGTGTCACGAGGTGGTTGGAAAAGCAAGAGAAGCTGGACATCTGGCAGAgagaaaatacaatttaaagtACATTCTGACCAAGAGGAAAGTGAGACTGATGCTAAGTCTGAGACTACAGGGTTGTTTGTCGACAGGTATGTGAATCAGCTGGAGTTGGGGTGTCAGTTTCTTCCAGATACTAGCAGCTGGTCTGAGGTGAACAAAGCATACTGCTTTTACTGTGGAAGAGGGGAGATGCAGATTGACGACCAGGTAGCATGTAGAGTTTCAAATACTTTCAACGATGTGCAGTCCACAGAGCATAGTGACTCCATGAAGATTCCAAGAAGTGTTGAAAGTAGTACTTGCAGCCCAGCTCAAAATGCCAAAGACCTGCAGACTGTCAGGCTGGAAAGACCACCTAGGAAATATGTAGAAACTAGTGACACATCTGTAACAAAATCCCAAGTCATGTCCCAAAATCCAAGTCATCAGCATGTGACCCCTGCTGGGATGTCTCCACCTGATACTCATGAGCAGAGTTTGCATTTTTTAGGCTCTCAGCAGAAGCTGGTAGTCTCTGACATATGTAAAGGTGATTCTGAAGGGATGGATCTGGAGCATCAGCTGGACCTGCAGCAGCGGGTATTTTGGATACAGGACAGTGCTGAAGGACCGGTCATTCTGGTGCCTGTCCCTACAGAAGATGGATCACAAAGCTTTTTGAAGATGGAGGGGGTTGCTGATAAAGCACAAGCACGACTGGTGCCAGAACTGGATCAGTCTAGAGATGAAATATGTGATGATGAACACAGTGACCAGTATTCTGTTATCAACAGTACATCAGTGGAAATGAAAGAAGATGTGAGGAAAAAACTTAAAGAACATCTAGAGGGATTTCACCTTCAGCTGAGCACAGAGTTCAGAAACTGA
- the polr1h gene encoding DNA-directed RNA polymerase I subunit RPA12, giving the protein MSFFGGDPNFCPECGNVLPLPGIADTVQCPRCSFCIPVAEFSGQKVCSTVVFNPLEQSSVALEDEEDSELKGPVIDRRCSRCNKEGMIYHTRQMRSADEGQTVFFTCIHCRYQEKEDS; this is encoded by the exons atgtctttttttggtggTGATCCCAACTTTTGCCCAGAATGTGGAAACGTTCTTCCTCTTCCAGGGATAGCAGACACAGTCCAGTGCCCTCGCTGCTCCTTCTGCATTCCTGTAGCAG AGTTCTCAGGCCAGAAGGTCTGCTCGACGGTTGTCTTTAACCCTTTGGAGCAGTCATCAGTGGCtctggaggatgaggaggactcGGAACTGAAGGGGCCTGTG ATTGATAGACGCTGTTCTCGCTGCAATAAAGAGGGGATGATTTACCACACCAGACAGATGAGATCCGCAGATGAAGGCCAGACTGTCTTTTTCACCTGCATACACTGCAG gTATCAAGAGAAGGAGGATTCCTGA